The Klebsiella aerogenes KCTC 2190 region GCCAGCAGAAATCCAAGACATCCCAAAATCGCCACACACAGCAACCCAAAACGGATAGGGAGAAAATTTGTGGCGGACTTACTTTTATTCTTTTGCACCGTAGCTCCAGCATTATTTTGCAACCACCTGATTTAACAGAAAATTGGTAAAACAGACTGCTAAACAGTGCTAATAAGGGTGATGTTTTGCAACAAAGCGCGTCGGAGGGGAAATATTGGAAATACTTTGCAACAGATGCTAAAAAGCCCCGCTATAGCGAGGCTTTCTTACAAGATGAGTGGTCTTGAATCAGATAGCAGTTACGTTAACTGCAGCCGGACCTTTCTGGCCGTCCTGAATTTCGAACTCAACGTTCTGGCCTTCAGCCAGAGTTTTGAAGCCGTTACCCTGGATTGCAGAGAAGTGTACGAACACGTCTTTGCTGCCATCAGCCGGAGTAATGAAGCCAAAACCTTTAGACTCGTTGAACCACTTAACTTGACCTTTAATCTTTGCCATTTGCAAAATTCCTTAAACTGTTTTCTTCACCCGCAGGTGCTTACATAGATAAAACTGACACATAACTGCATGAGGCACTAATATAAGGTTCGGCAGAGAAGCGGTATTCAACGACAACGTGTTTACTCAGGACTTCTTTACTGAAAATGCCACACATAAACAGAACTGTACCTCGTTTAACCCGAAACGTGTTATCACACACAACGTAAATAATGGCAAGCCATTTTTAAACGTGTCACGATCGTTCGCACAAATTATCAGGAAATCATTTGATCGCCTGCACATTTATGCGTCTTTGCCGCGCCTGGCTTATCTTTGCATCGTTACCAAACACACAATAACGTATGCCTGATAAATGCAACTTTTTTACCATAGCTCAACAACTTCTGTTCGTCCAGGTACGTACGTATACGAACTGCCATATTTGAGGGGGCGTTGCGGCATCA contains the following coding sequences:
- the cspE gene encoding transcription antiterminator/RNA stability regulator CspE, translated to MAKIKGQVKWFNESKGFGFITPADGSKDVFVHFSAIQGNGFKTLAEGQNVEFEIQDGQKGPAAVNVTAI